The following DNA comes from Alienimonas californiensis.
GAGGCCGAAGCCGCCGAGCCGCTGCGGCTCACCTCCCTGACCCCGGGCACGTCGTTCGACGTCGGCAACTCCCCCGGCGAGCAGGGGGAGCGGAAGATCCTGTACGCCCTGCTGGCGTGCGACCCGGATCTCGCCGAGGTCCGGCAAGGACTGGCCTGCCTGCTCCGCGGCGGCGTCCGCCAGCCGGCTGCCGACTGGGCCGCCCACCTGGAGGAGCGGCGGGCGAAGCACGAGGGGCCGCGGCTGCGGCCTGGGCTGGCCGACCGCTACTTGGCCCGCCTGCGGTCGACGCCCGCCCGCCGCACGGACCGGCTCGTCCGAGAACTCGAACTCACCGCGGACGCGACGCTGTACGAGGCCGTCCGCGAGAGCGCCTGCCGCCAGACGGCGGAGAACCTCGACGAGTTCCGGGACAGTTCGTGGGATCTCGTCGGGCCGCTGCGGGCGGAACTGGCGGAGGCGTGCCTCGACTACTTGGACGCCGACGTGTACGTCCTCGACGAGTTCCAGCGGTTCAAGGCCCTGATCGACGGCGACGACGACTCCGAGGCCGGCCGCATCGCCAGGGCGGTGTTCGGGCGGCCGAAGGCGGAGGTCCTGCTGCTCTCGGCGACGCCGTTCAAGGCGTTCACCGGGGCCGACGCCGGCGAGACCGGCGATGAGCACCTCCGGGAGTTCCGGGCCGTGCTGCGATTCCTGTTTCGAAGTACTGAAGACGGACGGCTCGCGCGATACAAACAGGAGCAGGAGGCCCTACGCACGCAGTTGCTTACGCTGCGGCCCGGCGACGGGGCGATCGACCCGACGCACCGCGAGGCGGTCGAGTCCGTATTGCGGATGGTGATGTGCCGAACGGAGCGGCTGAGCGTCTCGCAGCGGGGCGACGCGATGGTCCGCGACCGCTGGCGAGAGGAAGGCTCGGGGGCGGAATTGACCGGGGGGGACGTGCGGGGCTTCCTCGCGGCGGATCACGTGGCGCAGGCGGTGAACGCGGCGGGGCGGCGGCCGGCGGGTTCCCTCCACGCGCCGGTCGAGTTCTGCAAATCCGCCCCGCACGTCCTCTCCTTCGCCGACGGCTACCAGCTCAAGAAGCGGCTGTCCGCCCTGAAGGCTGACCCGGGCGTCGCGGCGGCCCTGCAGGAGAGCGGCCCGGCGTGGCTCGACCTGGACCGGATCGACGCCTACGGGCCGTCGCCGGGAGAGGCTCCGGACTGCCCGGCGGACCACGGCCGGTTGGCGGCGCTGACCCGGGAGGCCCTGCCCCGGCCCGCCGAGCTGCTGCTCTGGGTCCCCCCGAGCCTGCCGTACCACCCGCTCGGCGGGCCGTTCGCGGCGGCCGAGGGGTTCACCAAGACGCTGCTGTTCTCCGGCTGGCGGATGGTCCCGCGGGCGGTCGCCTCGCTGCTCTCCTACGAGGCGGAGCGGCGCACCGTGGGCGACCCGCGATCCCGTACTCCGCGGGAACTCGGCGAGCGGAGCTACTTCCGGAACGCCTCGGACCGCCCCCAGCCCGCCCCGCAGCTCGTGTTCACCCGGGCCGCCGGCGAGCCGGCCCACATGACGAACTTCGTCCTGACCTACCCGTCGCCGACGCTCGCCGACGCCGTCGACCCCGCCGCGGCGCCCGCCGGCGCGACCGCCGCCGGCTTGGAAGCCGCCGCCGCCGTGGTCTGCCGCGCCCGGTTCGACGCGCTGGGGCTGGCGGACCTCGCCGACCCGACGGGGGCCGCGGAGCGGTGGTATTGGGCCGCCCCGGTCTTGATGGACGCCGGCGACGTCGACCGGCGGTCGGTCGTGGATGCGTGGCTGCCGGCCCGCGCGGCGGACCCGGGGGCGGACGGCGAGGCCGCCGACAGCGCCTACGCGGACCACGTCCGCCTGCTCGCCCGGGCCTTCGCGGGCGACCCGTCCGCCCTGAAGCTCGGCCCGGTCCCGCCCGACCTGTTCGAGACGCTCGGGCGGGCGGCCGTGGCCTCCCCGGCGGTCGCCCTGCTCCGCACGCTGCGTCGGTTCTTCCCGGACGGGGGGCCGGGCGACCGGGGCGGGCCGGGCGATCCAGGCCGCTGCGACGCCGCCTGTGCCGCGTCCCGGCGGTTGCTGACGATCTTCAACCGGCCGGAGGCGGTGGCCGCGGTGCGGATCGCCGTCGGGGCCGAACACGCCGAGGAGCCGCACTGGGCGAAAACGCTCCGGTACTGCGCCGACGGCTGCCTCCAGGCGGTCTTGGACGAGTACGCCCACCTGCTGCGGGACGAGTGCGACTCGGCGGCGGAGGCCGCCGACCGGATCGCGGAGGCCGCGACCATCAAGGCGACGACGATCGAGGTGGACGACCTCGCCGGCTTCCTCGCCAGCCGGAAGCGGGATCTGCGGTGCCACGTCGCGGTGGACTTCGGGGAACCAGCGGCTCGAGGCCGCGGCCGGGCTGGACCGGGTGACGACGGTGCGGCGGAGCTTCAACTCGCCGTTCCGCCCGTTCTTGCTGGCCACGACCTCCGTCGGCCAGGAGGGGCTCGACTTCCACCGGTACTGCCGCAAGGTCGTTCACTGGAACCTGCCGGCGAACCCGATCGACCTGGAGCAGCGCGAGGGGCGGGTGAACCGGTACGAGAGCCACTCCGTCCGGACGCAGGCCGCCGACCGCTACGGCTCGCGGCTGACCCCCGCGGACCGGGCCGGCGGCGACGCCTGGGAGCGGCTTTTCGCGATCGCCGCCAAATCCGAGCGGGCCGTAGACGCCAGCGACCTGGTCCCGCGGTGGCACCTGGAGGGCGACGGCTCCGGACGGGGGAAGATCGAGCGGCTCGTCCTGCTCCTGCCCTACAGCCGCGACCGCGAGAAGCTGGCGTCCCTGCTGGAGACCCTGGCCGTCTACCGCCTCGCCTTCGGCCAGCCCGGCCAAGCCGCCCTCGCCGACCGCCTCCGCGGGGCCTTCATGCCGGAGCAACTTGACGAAGTCCGCCGGGCCCTGCTGATCGACCTGAGCCCGTTCAACTTCCCGCGGCCGGGCGGGGCGTAGAGAGAGCGATTCGGCTTGATCCGCGATTCGGTCCGCGGCGGCAACAGCGGATCGACCTGCATAGTCGGTCGTCGCGACGACCAGACGGGACGGCGCAGAGCGTTCGGCGGGACCAGCGGGGGCGGGTTTTCGCTTCAGAAGGAAACCGCCCGTTCTTCACGATCCGCCGCGGCCCGCGACGCCTTGCGACCGCGGGCGGCGCGGCGGTGAAATCTCCCCGTCCCCAGTCCCCCCCGGCTCTCGCAGGTGTACGAAGTCGCAACCGCCCCCGAGGACCGTCCAAAGGAGAACGCCCCGGGAGCGGCGGACGCCGACCCCATCACGCGAGCGATCGGCCGGTGGCGGGAGAAGCTCCTCGAGATCAGCAACCGCAACCCGCTGATCAACTGTTCCTTCTCCCCGTCCCGCGGGGTGGTCGAGCTACTCGCCCCGAGCCCGGACGCGGTCTGGCGGCGGTTCGCGGCGGACTCAGCGGCCGGCGAATCTCCGATGAGGTTCCCGTGGAAGCGGGACTTGGCCGACCCGCCCGCCGACCCGTTCGGGTCCGAGGCCAGATCGGCCGAGGACGAGACGGGCGACGAACTGTCGGACGACGGGCTGTTCGACCCGCACCCGACGAAGTCGCTGTTCGATAAGTCCGCAACGCGGCGGGCCGGCGACGCGGCCCCCGCGTCCGACGGCGACGACGCCCCGGAGCCGTCCATCGAGGACTGTCTCGCGGCCCTCGGCCCGGACGACCTGCTGACGGGCCTGTCGGACAAGAAGCTGGACGGGCGGCTGCGGACGCTGGAGGGGCACGCCAAGCTGTCGCTGTCCGAGCAGGGCGTGCATTCGGTCTACGCCGTCTTTGGGTTCCTGCGGTGGTACGAGTCGAAGGACAGCGAGGAGGCCCGGCTCAGCCCGCTCGTGCTCGTCCCGGCGGGGCTGTCGCGGGCGGCAACGGGGGCCCCGTGGTCGCTGGTCGAGGCGGAGGACGAGGCCCTCGGGAACGACTGCCTGCGGGAGCGCCTGCGGGGAGAGTTTGGGATCGACCTGCCCCCGCTGCCGGAGGTGGGCGAGTTGGAGGAGGAGGGGGCACTGGCCGCGTACTTCGCCGCGATCGCGGAGACGGTCGCCGCCGCGGCCTCGCGGCTGGCCGACGACCGCTGGGGCGTGGAGGAGCGGGCCGCCGTCGGGCGGTTCGCGTTCCCCAAGATCGCCATGTGGCGGGACCTCGGCGACCACGCGAAGGAACTGGCCGCCCACCCGCTTTGCCGCACGATCGCCGGCGGCACGGAGTCCCGCGGGGCGGCGTTCGGTCCGGTGCGGAACGTACCGGAGGCGAACGAACTGGACGAGACGTTCGCCCCCGGCGAGGTGGCCGCGATCCTCGACTGCGACAGCACGCAGCTGCGGGCGATCGCCGCGGCCCGGGCGGGGGTCAGCTTCGTGCTGGACGGTCCGCCGGGCACCGGCAAAAGCCAGACGATCGCCAACGTGATCGCCGACGCCCTGGGCGCCGGCCGCACGGTGTTGTTCGTCAGCGAGAAGGTCGCGGCGCTGGACGTGGTGAAGGCCCGGCTGGACGCGAAGGGGCTGGGCGACTTCGTGCTCGCCTGCCACTCGGACAAGGCGAACCGGCGGGACGTCGTCGAGGAACTCGGCCGCTGCCTAAACCTGCCGGCAGAGCGGTACCCGGACGCCGCCGACGAACTGTCCGAACTCCGCCGCCGGCGGGACCGGCTGAACCGCTACGTGCGGGCGCTGCACGAGCCCCGCGGGCCGCTGGGGCGGTCGGCGTTCGAGGTGCACGGCCGGCTGGCCGAACTGGCCCGGACCGGGGCGGCCGGCAAGACGCGGTGGGCGCCGGAGGACCCCGCCGGGACCGACCGGGAAACGCTCGTCGGTCTGCTGGAGGCGGTCGGCCGGGCCCCCGAGCACGCGGACGTGCTCGCCCGCTTCGATTCGCACCCGTGGCGGGGCACGCGGCTGACGACGAACCCGCTGGGGTTGGCGGACGACCTGGGGCGGCGCTGCGGCACGCTGGCGACGGCGTTCGGGCGGGCCGCCGCGGCGTTCGCCCCGCTGGTCGAGCGGGGCCTGATCCCCGCCCCCTCCCGGGCGACGGTGAACGCGGTCTTCCCGCGGCTCAAGGAAGCGGCCGCGGCGACGCCCGTTCCGGCCGGCTGGGTCGCCCCGGACGCCGACCCCGCGGCCGCCGCGGCCGCGGTCCTGTCCCGCCGCTCCGCCGACGCCGCGGCGGGTGCCGCCCGGTCCCGGCTGACCGACTACGAGGCGGACGTCGCCGACCGCTTCCCGGACGACGCCGTCCGCAGGACCGTCGAGCTGGACGCGACGGCCGAGCCGTTCGGCGATCCCGCCCCGACCACGGTGCGAACCCGCTTGGCGGAAGCGAACGGACGACGGGAGCGGGCGGCGGCGCTGATCGCGGCGGTCGACGAGACGACGGCAGCGACGAAGGACCTCGCGGGGGCGCTGCAGGTCGGCGTCTCGCCGGAATTGTCCGCCGCGGCGCTGACGGACCTGGCCGCCGCCGCGGGGGACGCGGCGACCGCCCTGCCGGTGCGGGCCGCGTGGCTCGACTTGGTGCGGGCCGAGGAGCTGTCGACGCTGGTCGGGACGGCCCGAGCGTCGATCGCCGCCCGCGACTCCGCGGCGGGGGCGCTGGACGGCCGAGTCGCCCGGGAGCGGATCGCGGCGTTCCTGGAGGCCGCGGGGGACCCGGGGGCGGCGGCCGCCGCGTGGGAGGCCGCCGGACCGCACGCCCCGGTCGGCACCGACGACGCCCTTGCCGTGCTGGCGGCCCGCGGCGCCCGGGCCGGGGCGGCGGCCGAGATGCTGGCCGACGCCGGCTCCGCGTTGGGCGGCGCGGTCTGGGGGCCGGGCGAATGGACGCCGACGGTCGCGGAGGCGAGGACCGTCGCGGCGGACGCCGCGTCCGCGGGGCCGGCGCTGTGGACGCCGGCGGCGGAACGAGTCCGTTTACGGACCGTCGCCGAGGAGGCCGCCGCCGACCTGGAGGGCGCCGCGGCGATCCGCGAGGGGCTGGCGGACCGACTGTCGCACCGGGCGTTCCGGCCCTCCGCCGCGGAGCTGGCGACGCGGGCGGTGCCGTTCGAGTCCTTCTTCAAGCGGCTGTTCGGCGGGTTCGGGGCGTTCCGGCGGGAGGTCGCCGACCTGTACTCCGGGGAGCCGCCGGCGACGAAGGCGCTGCTGTCCGACCTGGCGAAGCTGCGGGCCTATCACGCTCGCACCGGCGACGCCGCGGCACTCGCCGCGGAGCACGCCGGCGTCCTGCCGGACGGGTTCGCCGGCGCCGAGGCGACCGGGTGGCGGGAGTTGGCGGGGTCCCTCGCCGCGGCGGACCGGGTCGCCGCCGTCCGTCCGGACGCCGCGGTCGCGGCGTCGTCCGACCCGGCCGCCGTCGCCGAGGCCGCCGCAAAGACGACCGCCGTCCTCGCCGATCTGGACGCCGCCGGCCGGGGGCTGTTTCCCGAAGAGATCCTGATCGCCGCCGTCGCCGCGGAGGTTCGGGAGATCGGCGAGGCGGCGACGGCCTGTCGGGCGCTGCTCGGGGCGGTCGGCCCGCTCCGCACCGGCGGCGACCCGTCCGTCGCCGCCGCGCTGGACGACCTGCGGGCGTCCGAACGGTTCGCGACGGCCGGCGGGGCGCTGGAGGAACTCGCCGGGGCGAACGCCGGCGTGCTCGCGGAGGGCGCCGACCCGCTCGACCCCGCCGCCTGGGAGCGGGTCGCCGCGGGCGTGCGGGCCGCCGCGGGGCTGCGGGCGGCGGGCCTGAGCGACGCCGAGGTGCGGACGGCGCTCGCCGCCGGCCCCGACCCTGCCGCGTTGGGCGGGGCGGCCGATCGGCTCGCGGCGGCCGCGGACGAACTGGCCGCGGCGACGGCGGCGGCCCCCGTCGGCGCCGCGGGCGACCCGCCGGCCGTTCTGCGGGAGGCGGGCGAGGGCTTCCTCGCCCGGACCGCCGGGGTTCACGCCGACCTGACCGCGGTCGCCGACGCGCTCGCCGCCGACGGCGACCCGCCGGTCGACCGGCTCCCCGACGATCTCGCCGCGGTCTCCGACCTGCGGGCGGCGCTGGCCGACGCCGCGGAGTCGGCCGCCACCCTGGCGGTGGTCGGCACGCCGGACCCGGAGGAGTCGCACGAGGCCCCCGCCCGCTGGCTGGCGGAGCGGTGCGGGGCGGACGAACTCACCCCGCTGCTGAGAGCCGCCGCAGGCGACCCGGCGGTGCGGGAGGCCGCGGCCCACGCCGCGGCGGAACTGCCTCAGGCCCTCCCCCCGGAGTTGAAGGCGTCCTGGGACTGGTTCCGCGAGACGGTCTTCGACGCCAAGGCGGAGGTCTCCGACGTACCGCCCGGCTCCTCCTTCCGCGACCTGCCGCTGGGCGAGGCGGCGGAGCGGTTCGCGGCCCTGCCGGGCAGGCTGCCGGAGCTGGACCGCTGGCTGGCGTTCACGCGGTGGCGCCGCACGCTGGCGGACCTCGGCCTGAAGGCCGTCGCGACCGAACTGCGGGCCGGCGAGTACCGCCCCGAAGAGGCCGCCGCCGTCGTGGAGGCCCGGTTCCTCCGCGGCCTGCTGGACGCCTGGGCAGAGGACGCGGCGCCGCTGCACGACTTCGACCTGGAGGACCACGAACGGACCCGCGCCCGCTTCCGCTCGCTCGACCGGCGGGAGTTCGAACTCGCCGCGGCCCGGGTGCGGGAGACGCAGCTCGGCCGCGACGACCGGCCCCGTCCGGACGGCTTCGCCGGGTCGCTGGGGGACCTCGGCGGCAGCGAGTTGGGCGTGCTGGTCCGGGAGGCGAACAAGAAGCGGAAGCACCTCCCCCTGCGGCGTTTGTTCGAGGAGACCGCCGGCGTCCTGCTGAAGCTCAAACCCTGTCTGATGATGAGCCCGCTGGCCGTCAGCACGTACCTGAAGAGCGACCGGCTGCGGTTCGACCTGGTGGTCTTCGACGAGGCCTCCCAGGTGTTCCCGTGGGACGCCGTCGGGGCGATCTTCCGCGGCTCCCAGCTGATCATCGCCGGCGACGAGAAGCAGCTGCCGCCCACGAACTTCTTCACCAAGTCCGTCGTCGGCCCGGACGACGGCGCCGAGGAGGAGGAGTCGGAGGCGGAGGACCTGACCGACTATGAGAGCATCCTGTCCGTCTGCAAAGCGACCGGAATGCCGAACGTCGGCCTGCGGTGGCACTACCGCAGCCGGCGGGAGGCGCTGATCGCCTTTTCCAACGCCCACTTCTACGACGGGGAGCTGGTCACCTTCCCGGCCGCCGCCGACGCCGCCGAGCGGGCCGACGGCGAGGCCCCCGCCGCGGCCCCGGCGGTGCGGCACGAGTTCGTCGAAGGCGGTGTCTGGGATCACGGCCGCAACCTCGCGGAGGCGGACCGCGTCGCAGACCTGGTCGTCGAGCACGTGCGCAGGCGGCCGGACGTCTCGCTGGGCGTCATCGCCTTCAACCAGGGCCAGCAGGGGGCGATCGAGGACGCCCTCTACGTTCGCCGCAAAGAAGACCCCGCCGTCGACGCCCTGCTTCACGCCGCCGAGGCCGGGCTGGGACCCGACGGCACGCCGGGCCGGGAGACGCTATTCGTGAAGAACCTGGAAACCGTGCAGGGGGACGAGCGGGACGCGATCCTGCTGTCGGTCGCGTACGGATTTAACCCGGCCGGCAAGTTCTACAAGAACTTCGGGCCGCTCAATAAAGCGAACGGCGGCCGGCGGCTGAACGTCGCCGTGACGCGGGCCCGGTCGGAGGTGACCGTCGTCAGCAGCGTGCGGGCGGCGGACTTCGACCTCGCCCCGACCGCCGCCCGCGGGGCGAAGCTGCTGAAGGGCTACCTGGACTTCGCCGCCCGCGGCCCGGCGGCGCTGGCGGACTCCGCGGCGGCGGCGGAGTCGACCGGCCGGGGGTTCGACAGTCCGTTCGAGGCCGACGTCGCCGCGGCCCTCGCCGAGCACGGCCTGGAGCCCGTCCCGCAGGTCGGCTGCGGCGGGTACCGGGTCGACCTGGCCCTACGGCATCCCGATCGCCCCGGCGAGTTCTGTTTGGGGATCGAGTGCGACGGGGCGGCGTACCACTCCTCGGCGACGGCCCGCGACCGCGACCGCATCCGGCAGGCGGTGCTGGAGAACCTCGGCTGGCGGATCGTGCGGGTCTGGTCGACCGACTGGGTCCGCGACCCCGCCCGCCAGACCGCCCGCGTGCTGAAGGCCTACGAGGACGCCGTCCGCGGCCCGGCCGGTTTCGCGGCTCCCGCCCCGCCCGCCGACGACCCGCCGCCGCCGGAGCCGACGGTCGTGCCGGGCGAGCCGTCGCGGCGGCGGCGGAGCTACGGGTCGATCGACGAGGTGCCGGCCGGGGCGATAGCGGAGACAATCGCCGCCGTCCTCGCCGGGGCCGGGGCGACGCCGCGGGAGGACCTGCTGCGGCTGGTCGCCCGCGAGCTGGGCTTCCAACGCCTCGGCCCCCGCATCCGCAACGGCATCGACGCCGCCGTCGACCGGGCCCTGAGGTCCGGGGCCGCGATCGAACGGGACGGGCGGGTGTCAGTCACGGGATGAGCCGGCCGGGACGCTGACGAGGTCCTACGTAACCGCCTGCCCTGGATGGCGGCGTCGCCACTCCGTGGCGGCCTCGGGGACCGACCACATCGGCCCCGGCTTCGCCGTCCGGTGGATCAGTCGATGACAGTTCGCGCAGAGGATCGCCAGGTCGGCCAGTCGGACCGGCTGGTCGGGATGCAGTTCAGCGACCGGCGTGGTGTGGTGGCACTCGGCGAACTCGACGCCGGGCTTCCCCCACTCCTCGGCGAAGTCGAACCCGCACACCTCGCAGGCCAGCCGCCCCTTCGCCTTCATGACCGCGGCCTTTTTCTTGCGGACACGGTCTGGCCGCCGCTCCCGCCGGAGGTGCGTGCGACGTTGAAGCCGTCCCTCCGTCCACGCCTCGTCCTCGTCCGCCGCTCCGCCTGGGTTGTTCAGTTCCGCCATCGATCCCTGCGCGAACGCCCGCACGGCGTTCGCCGCTTCGGCGAGGCGGTCCGGATGGTGGTAGAACTCGCTCCATACCGCTTCGGTCGCGGCGCCGGCGGCGCGGAGGCCGTCGCCCTCGTAGTCCGGGTCGAACGCCTGAAAGTTCGACACCTTCATCGCCACGCCTGTCGGGTTTCGGAAGGACGCCGACCGGACCTCCGGCGGGTAGACCGGTAGGGCGTTCACCGTCTCGCTCAGTTCGATCACCCGTGGGTCGCTTTTGCGGACGTGCTTGCGCCCGTTCCGGACGTAGAGATCCATCGCGAGGATCAACTCGTCGCGGGTCCACGGCGGGTTACGCGGGCCGCGGCCCGTCGCAGCGACGATCTTGTCGTGCAGCAGGTCTCCGGCCTCGTCGTCGACCGGGAAGACGGTCTTTTGCTGGAAGCCGTGGAACACCGGCAGCCGTTCCAGGCCCGGGACGGCTTTGAGTTCCTCGGATCGGAAGTGGAACCCGCGGTGGGTCAGGCGGGCGACGACGCGGGGCGTCACCTCCTCTTCCGGCTCGGTCCAGTAGGCTTTCTCCGCCGGGTCCTCCGACCGCTCCTCGGCCGCCCGCTCGACCGTCATTGCGGCGCGGACGCCTCGGTCAGGACCGGTCTGCCACAGGAAGACGACGTCGCCGGGCGCGACGGCCTCCGGCGTCCGCGAGACCTTCCACGTGATCGTCTCCCGGGGGTCGCGGAGCCGCTCCTCGAGACGATACCATTTGGGGTTACATTTGAAGATCCAATAGGCCATCGAGCGGTACTTCTGGGGTTAGGCGGTGGGGGACGGTCGGGCGTTTCCCCTGATCCCGCAACGCACATGATAGGTCGGAAGGGTCATCGATCAGAGATCCGCCTCACGCCGCGGTTCGCAGGCGTTCGTAGAGGTCGAGCCGGT
Coding sequences within:
- a CDS encoding DUF4011 domain-containing protein; protein product: MYEVATAPEDRPKENAPGAADADPITRAIGRWREKLLEISNRNPLINCSFSPSRGVVELLAPSPDAVWRRFAADSAAGESPMRFPWKRDLADPPADPFGSEARSAEDETGDELSDDGLFDPHPTKSLFDKSATRRAGDAAPASDGDDAPEPSIEDCLAALGPDDLLTGLSDKKLDGRLRTLEGHAKLSLSEQGVHSVYAVFGFLRWYESKDSEEARLSPLVLVPAGLSRAATGAPWSLVEAEDEALGNDCLRERLRGEFGIDLPPLPEVGELEEEGALAAYFAAIAETVAAAASRLADDRWGVEERAAVGRFAFPKIAMWRDLGDHAKELAAHPLCRTIAGGTESRGAAFGPVRNVPEANELDETFAPGEVAAILDCDSTQLRAIAAARAGVSFVLDGPPGTGKSQTIANVIADALGAGRTVLFVSEKVAALDVVKARLDAKGLGDFVLACHSDKANRRDVVEELGRCLNLPAERYPDAADELSELRRRRDRLNRYVRALHEPRGPLGRSAFEVHGRLAELARTGAAGKTRWAPEDPAGTDRETLVGLLEAVGRAPEHADVLARFDSHPWRGTRLTTNPLGLADDLGRRCGTLATAFGRAAAAFAPLVERGLIPAPSRATVNAVFPRLKEAAAATPVPAGWVAPDADPAAAAAAVLSRRSADAAAGAARSRLTDYEADVADRFPDDAVRRTVELDATAEPFGDPAPTTVRTRLAEANGRRERAAALIAAVDETTAATKDLAGALQVGVSPELSAAALTDLAAAAGDAATALPVRAAWLDLVRAEELSTLVGTARASIAARDSAAGALDGRVARERIAAFLEAAGDPGAAAAAWEAAGPHAPVGTDDALAVLAARGARAGAAAEMLADAGSALGGAVWGPGEWTPTVAEARTVAADAASAGPALWTPAAERVRLRTVAEEAAADLEGAAAIREGLADRLSHRAFRPSAAELATRAVPFESFFKRLFGGFGAFRREVADLYSGEPPATKALLSDLAKLRAYHARTGDAAALAAEHAGVLPDGFAGAEATGWRELAGSLAAADRVAAVRPDAAVAASSDPAAVAEAAAKTTAVLADLDAAGRGLFPEEILIAAVAAEVREIGEAATACRALLGAVGPLRTGGDPSVAAALDDLRASERFATAGGALEELAGANAGVLAEGADPLDPAAWERVAAGVRAAAGLRAAGLSDAEVRTALAAGPDPAALGGAADRLAAAADELAAATAAAPVGAAGDPPAVLREAGEGFLARTAGVHADLTAVADALAADGDPPVDRLPDDLAAVSDLRAALADAAESAATLAVVGTPDPEESHEAPARWLAERCGADELTPLLRAAAGDPAVREAAAHAAAELPQALPPELKASWDWFRETVFDAKAEVSDVPPGSSFRDLPLGEAAERFAALPGRLPELDRWLAFTRWRRTLADLGLKAVATELRAGEYRPEEAAAVVEARFLRGLLDAWAEDAAPLHDFDLEDHERTRARFRSLDRREFELAAARVRETQLGRDDRPRPDGFAGSLGDLGGSELGVLVREANKKRKHLPLRRLFEETAGVLLKLKPCLMMSPLAVSTYLKSDRLRFDLVVFDEASQVFPWDAVGAIFRGSQLIIAGDEKQLPPTNFFTKSVVGPDDGAEEEESEAEDLTDYESILSVCKATGMPNVGLRWHYRSRREALIAFSNAHFYDGELVTFPAAADAAERADGEAPAAAPAVRHEFVEGGVWDHGRNLAEADRVADLVVEHVRRRPDVSLGVIAFNQGQQGAIEDALYVRRKEDPAVDALLHAAEAGLGPDGTPGRETLFVKNLETVQGDERDAILLSVAYGFNPAGKFYKNFGPLNKANGGRRLNVAVTRARSEVTVVSSVRAADFDLAPTAARGAKLLKGYLDFAARGPAALADSAAAAESTGRGFDSPFEADVAAALAEHGLEPVPQVGCGGYRVDLALRHPDRPGEFCLGIECDGAAYHSSATARDRDRIRQAVLENLGWRIVRVWSTDWVRDPARQTARVLKAYEDAVRGPAGFAAPAPPADDPPPPEPTVVPGEPSRRRRSYGSIDEVPAGAIAETIAAVLAGAGATPREDLLRLVARELGFQRLGPRIRNGIDAAVDRALRSGAAIERDGRVSVTG
- a CDS encoding EVE domain-containing protein, whose product is MAYWIFKCNPKWYRLEERLRDPRETITWKVSRTPEAVAPGDVVFLWQTGPDRGVRAAMTVERAAEERSEDPAEKAYWTEPEEEVTPRVVARLTHRGFHFRSEELKAVPGLERLPVFHGFQQKTVFPVDDEAGDLLHDKIVAATGRGPRNPPWTRDELILAMDLYVRNGRKHVRKSDPRVIELSETVNALPVYPPEVRSASFRNPTGVAMKVSNFQAFDPDYEGDGLRAAGAATEAVWSEFYHHPDRLAEAANAVRAFAQGSMAELNNPGGAADEDEAWTEGRLQRRTHLRRERRPDRVRKKKAAVMKAKGRLACEVCGFDFAEEWGKPGVEFAECHHTTPVAELHPDQPVRLADLAILCANCHRLIHRTAKPGPMWSVPEAATEWRRRHPGQAVT
- a CDS encoding helicase-related protein — translated: MRRSFNSPFRPFLLATTSVGQEGLDFHRYCRKVVHWNLPANPIDLEQREGRVNRYESHSVRTQAADRYGSRLTPADRAGGDAWERLFAIAAKSERAVDASDLVPRWHLEGDGSGRGKIERLVLLLPYSRDREKLASLLETLAVYRLAFGQPGQAALADRLRGAFMPEQLDEVRRALLIDLSPFNFPRPGGA